In Candidatus Methylomirabilota bacterium, a single genomic region encodes these proteins:
- a CDS encoding MBL fold metallo-hydrolase yields the protein MTARSPSLYLRQMELGPMQNFVYLVGDPETRECVAVDPAWEIDAIVDQIASDDMRLKGVLVTHTHQDHVGGHLFGHDIPGIADLLGKAAAKVYVHAAEREFLKGFGSDLVKVEGGETLDVGRMKITFVHTPGHTPGSQCFLVDGRLISGDTLFIRSCGRTDLPGSDPQEMYTSLTRRLGALPDETVVFPGHNYGGTVTTIGDEKRHNPMMRFSSMTEFLRVMGR from the coding sequence ATGACCGCTCGCTCACCGTCGCTCTACCTCAGGCAAATGGAGCTCGGCCCCATGCAGAACTTCGTCTACCTGGTGGGGGACCCGGAGACGCGGGAGTGCGTGGCCGTGGATCCGGCGTGGGAGATCGACGCGATCGTGGACCAGATCGCCTCCGACGACATGCGGCTCAAGGGCGTTCTGGTCACCCACACGCATCAGGACCATGTGGGCGGCCATCTCTTCGGCCACGACATTCCGGGCATCGCGGATCTCCTGGGCAAGGCCGCCGCCAAGGTCTACGTCCATGCGGCGGAGCGGGAATTCCTCAAGGGATTCGGCTCGGATCTGGTCAAGGTCGAGGGGGGCGAGACGCTCGACGTGGGCCGCATGAAGATCACCTTCGTCCACACCCCGGGCCACACCCCGGGTTCGCAGTGCTTCCTCGTGGACGGGCGTCTGATCTCCGGCGACACCCTCTTCATCCGCTCGTGCGGCCGCACCGATCTGCCCGGCAGCGATCCCCAGGAGATGTACACCTCGCTGACCCGGCGGCTGGGCGCCCTTCCCGACGAGACGGTCGTCTTCCCCGGCCACAACTATGGCGGCACCGTCACCACCATCGGCGACGAGAAGCGCCACAATCCCATGATGCGCTTCTCCTCAATGACGGAATTCCTCCGGGTGATGGGGCGGTAG
- a CDS encoding ABC transporter permease, whose translation MGWLPVFKKEMRLYFGSPVAYAVATFFLFVTAFFFVPAFRGFAELSMRAAMQPQFGGNLNATESILRPLIYNMAVVLLFFIPMVTMRLIAEERRAGNMELLLTYPLRDGEILLGKFLAALVLYMLILALTLFYPVTVAWFTRLEWGAVATGYLGLLLIGAAFLSVGLFVSSTTENQIVAGFGTFGALLGLWLLGWFSDTTQGTLRTVVQQAGIIEHMDSFAKGVLETKDIVYYLSVIGFALFLALRSLDSQRWRG comes from the coding sequence ATGGGGTGGCTGCCCGTCTTCAAGAAGGAGATGCGGCTCTACTTCGGCTCCCCCGTGGCCTATGCCGTGGCCACCTTCTTCCTCTTCGTGACGGCCTTTTTCTTCGTGCCCGCCTTCCGGGGCTTCGCCGAGCTGTCGATGCGGGCGGCCATGCAGCCGCAGTTTGGCGGGAACCTGAACGCCACCGAGAGCATCCTCCGGCCGCTCATCTACAACATGGCCGTGGTCCTGCTCTTCTTCATCCCGATGGTGACCATGCGCCTCATCGCCGAGGAGCGGCGGGCGGGCAACATGGAGCTCCTCCTGACCTATCCGCTGCGGGACGGAGAAATCCTGCTGGGCAAGTTTCTCGCCGCCCTCGTCCTCTACATGCTCATCCTGGCCCTCACCCTCTTCTACCCGGTGACCGTGGCCTGGTTCACGCGGCTGGAATGGGGCGCGGTCGCCACTGGCTACCTGGGGCTTCTCCTCATCGGGGCCGCTTTCCTCTCGGTGGGGCTCTTCGTGTCGTCCACGACGGAGAACCAGATCGTGGCGGGCTTCGGCACCTTCGGGGCCCTCCTCGGACTCTGGCTGCTCGGCTGGTTCTCGGACACGACCCAGGGCACCCTCCGTACCGTCGTCCAGCAGGCCGGCATCATCGAGCACATGGATAGCTTCGCCAAGGGCGTCCTCGAGACCAAGGACATCGTGTACTACCTGTCGGTGATCGGGTTCGCGCTCTTCCTGGCCCTGCGCTCGCTGGACTCGCAGCGGTGGCGAGGATAG
- a CDS encoding DUF4340 domain-containing protein encodes MSWKTLVILAVIAVGLGGFLVVDNYWLIPKREKVEGAKGRLWKVEPKDVETVTIKRKGETIRLKRSADGWDMLEPVKARGDRGAVDEVVTSLATLRADREIDPNPAKLSDFGLEPPAAEVTLEVKDGKAPLTLAVGGKNPTGVWVYAREGSKPAVVALGESVFRDTARPVSDFRDKTVLAFDRKNVTTVDLDLEGSKMTLEALEGGKWKIARPGPYPADADVVAEALDKLAAAKVREFVGQPSSLGPYGLDKPSSITIWLGKDKDRTSKTLLFGKVDKAKKGVYVVRQGEPEVLLTGEEVWDKLPRTVAAARDKIVFAYAYDKVSRVELDHGRGKVTLERDGISWKITAPESLTADTSVVNALLWRLRDLRASGFLDESASGIPRYLGKPAVTVRLWEEGAKEPRTFLLALSKDLKAGESTGVAATAGQGPVVMVESKAVTDLEKTSADLRDKTVVASFDMKEVKRVRVVAGDKRLVVEKRGEDAWRIVEGGKGSAKEFKVTSLLLALRALRWKDIAAPDASQAQKFGLDKPEVEVTVLKGDGSEMAKLAIGRTEDKVAYVQSKSAPGVYVVDTTALDDIRKAPTDIPG; translated from the coding sequence ATGAGCTGGAAGACCCTGGTCATCCTGGCCGTCATCGCTGTGGGTCTCGGCGGTTTCCTCGTGGTGGACAACTACTGGCTGATCCCGAAGCGGGAAAAGGTCGAAGGCGCCAAGGGCCGTCTGTGGAAAGTAGAACCCAAGGATGTGGAGACGGTCACCATCAAACGCAAGGGCGAGACCATACGTCTCAAGCGGTCGGCTGACGGCTGGGACATGCTCGAGCCCGTGAAGGCGCGAGGTGACCGGGGTGCCGTGGACGAGGTGGTGACGAGCCTGGCCACCCTGCGCGCCGACCGCGAGATCGACCCCAATCCCGCCAAGCTCTCGGACTTCGGGCTCGAGCCGCCCGCGGCCGAGGTCACCCTCGAGGTCAAGGATGGCAAGGCGCCGCTCACGCTCGCCGTGGGCGGCAAGAACCCGACCGGTGTCTGGGTCTATGCCCGCGAAGGCAGCAAGCCCGCCGTGGTCGCCCTGGGGGAATCGGTGTTCCGCGACACCGCGCGTCCCGTCTCCGACTTCAGGGACAAGACGGTGCTTGCCTTCGACCGCAAGAACGTGACCACGGTTGATCTGGATCTCGAGGGCTCCAAGATGACCCTCGAGGCCCTCGAAGGCGGCAAGTGGAAGATCGCCAGGCCCGGGCCCTATCCCGCCGACGCCGATGTGGTCGCGGAGGCCCTCGACAAGCTCGCGGCCGCCAAGGTCAGGGAGTTCGTGGGCCAGCCCAGCTCGCTCGGACCCTATGGCCTCGACAAGCCCTCGAGCATCACCATCTGGCTCGGCAAGGACAAGGACCGCACGTCGAAGACCCTGCTCTTCGGCAAGGTGGACAAGGCGAAGAAGGGCGTCTATGTCGTGCGGCAGGGCGAGCCGGAAGTGCTGCTGACCGGCGAAGAGGTCTGGGACAAGCTGCCCCGGACGGTGGCCGCCGCTCGCGACAAGATCGTCTTCGCCTATGCCTATGACAAGGTGAGCCGCGTCGAGCTCGACCATGGCCGGGGCAAGGTCACCCTCGAGCGCGATGGCATCTCCTGGAAGATCACCGCGCCCGAGTCGCTCACCGCCGATACGAGCGTGGTCAATGCGCTCTTGTGGCGCCTGCGCGATCTGCGCGCCTCGGGCTTCCTCGACGAATCCGCCTCCGGCATCCCCCGCTATCTGGGCAAGCCCGCCGTCACCGTCCGGCTCTGGGAGGAAGGGGCCAAGGAGCCGCGCACCTTCCTGCTCGCCCTGTCGAAAGATCTCAAGGCGGGTGAGTCGACGGGCGTGGCCGCCACAGCGGGGCAGGGACCGGTGGTGATGGTCGAGTCCAAGGCCGTGACCGACCTCGAGAAGACGTCCGCCGACCTGCGCGACAAGACGGTCGTCGCCTCCTTCGACATGAAGGAGGTCAAGCGCGTCCGCGTGGTCGCGGGCGACAAGCGGCTGGTGGTCGAGAAGCGTGGCGAGGACGCGTGGCGGATCGTGGAAGGCGGCAAGGGTAGTGCCAAGGAATTCAAGGTCACGAGTCTGTTGCTGGCCCTCCGCGCGCTGCGCTGGAAGGACATCGCGGCGCCGGATGCCTCCCAGGCACAGAAGTTCGGCCTCGACAAGCCCGAGGTGGAAGTGACCGTGCTCAAGGGCGACGGCAGCGAGATGGCCAAGCTCGCCATCGGGCGTACCGAGGACAAGGTCGCCTATGTCCAGAGCAAGTCCGCGCCCGGCGTGTACGTGGTGGACACCACGGCGCTCGACGACATCCGCAAGGCCCCGACCGACATCCCGGGCTAG
- a CDS encoding SDR family oxidoreductase: MTPHGSRHVNKTARKVALVTGGAIRLGRAIALELARGGFDVAINYHRSAAAARQTVADLEKLRARAVRIRADVAKPTEARRLVGETVRRLGRLDLLVNNAGIFRRTPWDTVTPADFDRFIAINVKGAFFCSQAAARAMGRRGGRIINLADVGGRRAWAGYIPYGISKAGVIMLTRGLAVALAPRIQVNAVAPGAVLLPDGLPSETQERLRAKIPMGRFGDPADVAAAVRFFATCPDYITGQVLYVDGGATAV, translated from the coding sequence AGGCATGTCAATAAAACGGCCCGCAAAGTCGCGCTGGTCACGGGCGGCGCCATCCGCCTCGGCCGCGCCATCGCGCTCGAGCTGGCGCGCGGAGGCTTCGACGTCGCCATCAACTACCATCGCTCGGCGGCCGCGGCCCGTCAGACCGTCGCCGACCTCGAGAAGCTACGCGCGCGCGCCGTGCGCATCCGGGCCGACGTGGCGAAGCCGACGGAGGCGCGGCGCCTCGTGGGCGAGACGGTGCGCCGGCTCGGCCGGCTCGACCTCCTGGTCAACAATGCGGGCATATTCCGCCGGACACCGTGGGATACGGTGACCCCGGCCGATTTCGATCGCTTCATCGCGATCAACGTGAAGGGCGCCTTCTTCTGTTCCCAGGCGGCGGCGCGCGCCATGGGCCGGCGCGGGGGCCGCATCATCAATCTGGCCGACGTGGGCGGGCGCCGGGCCTGGGCCGGCTATATCCCCTATGGCATCTCCAAGGCGGGCGTGATCATGCTCACCCGCGGCCTCGCCGTGGCCCTGGCCCCGCGCATCCAAGTCAATGCGGTGGCCCCGGGCGCGGTGCTCCTCCCGGACGGTCTCCCCTCAGAGACCCAGGAGCGGCTCCGGGCCAAGATCCCCATGGGGCGGTTCGGGGATCCCGCGGATGTGGCGGCGGCCGTCCGCTTTTTCGCCACCTGCCCCGACTACATCACCGGCCAAGTCCTGTACGTCGACGGCGGCGCCACCGCGGTCTAG
- a CDS encoding Gldg family protein: MSLLKRWGMSATVGFLLAAAALALFVPWLIRLRWALMIAAGVLFIATGAANWREGASFLGRRGTRYGASAALLVVLALGIVVMANAVSVRYSARWDLTENKRHSLSSQTVKILQGLKAPVEVIAFFRSDQPGKRVAEDLLKQYAGASKGKLTYRMDDPDRAPGLAKRLGVESYGTLVLQSGEKSEKVLEADEERLTNALVKVTRSGKRVVYMLKGHGERETGNTERPGMSRAKDELEKANYELKDLVLARDPKVPADASVVIIAGPRTDLFPQELEALDAYLSRGGKIFFMADPFQAEGLAKYLTKYGITLGNDVVIELSPIGRLFGVGPEVPVINQYEPHPITKDLGGVMTLFPITRSVQLSKAQVRGVAPQVLARSSPQSWGETDRVALQRGEVKPDPNDTPGPVPVAAVVTLDVLPGAAAKGEGAKDEGGKGEGAKGEDKTPSKARIVVVGTSNLASNQFLGAQGNRDFFMNVVSWLADEADQVAVRPRDARQNPIFISEAQSQAVLWLSLLVLPGAVMVCGIFVVVHRRRQK, from the coding sequence GTGAGCCTGCTCAAGCGCTGGGGCATGTCGGCCACCGTGGGATTTCTGCTCGCCGCGGCCGCCCTGGCCCTCTTCGTGCCGTGGCTGATCAGGCTACGCTGGGCTCTCATGATCGCCGCGGGAGTGCTCTTCATCGCCACCGGCGCCGCGAACTGGCGCGAGGGCGCCTCGTTCCTGGGCCGTCGGGGCACGCGCTATGGCGCGAGCGCGGCTCTCCTGGTCGTGCTGGCCCTGGGCATCGTGGTCATGGCCAATGCCGTCTCGGTCCGCTACAGCGCACGGTGGGACCTGACCGAGAACAAGCGCCACAGCCTTTCCTCCCAGACGGTCAAGATCCTCCAGGGGCTCAAGGCCCCTGTCGAGGTCATCGCCTTCTTCCGATCGGATCAGCCCGGCAAGCGCGTCGCCGAGGACCTGCTGAAGCAATACGCCGGAGCCTCCAAGGGCAAGCTCACCTATCGCATGGATGATCCGGACCGGGCGCCGGGACTGGCCAAGCGACTCGGCGTCGAGAGCTATGGCACCCTGGTGCTCCAGAGCGGCGAGAAGTCCGAGAAGGTGCTCGAGGCCGACGAGGAGCGGCTCACCAATGCCCTCGTCAAGGTCACGCGCTCGGGCAAGCGCGTCGTCTACATGCTCAAGGGACATGGCGAGCGCGAGACCGGCAATACCGAGCGTCCGGGCATGAGCCGCGCCAAGGACGAGCTGGAGAAGGCCAACTACGAGCTCAAGGACCTTGTGCTGGCGCGCGATCCCAAGGTCCCCGCCGACGCCTCCGTGGTGATCATCGCGGGGCCGCGCACGGACCTCTTCCCCCAGGAGCTCGAGGCTCTCGACGCCTATCTCTCCAGGGGGGGCAAGATCTTTTTCATGGCCGATCCGTTCCAGGCCGAGGGGCTCGCCAAGTACCTGACCAAGTACGGGATCACCCTCGGCAACGACGTGGTCATCGAGCTCAGCCCCATCGGCCGTCTCTTCGGCGTGGGGCCCGAGGTCCCCGTGATCAACCAGTACGAGCCGCACCCGATCACCAAGGACCTGGGCGGCGTGATGACGCTCTTCCCGATCACCCGCTCGGTCCAGCTGTCGAAGGCCCAGGTCAGGGGCGTCGCGCCGCAGGTGCTCGCGCGGTCGAGCCCGCAGTCCTGGGGCGAGACGGACCGCGTCGCCCTTCAGCGTGGTGAGGTCAAGCCGGATCCCAACGACACGCCGGGTCCCGTCCCCGTCGCGGCCGTGGTCACCCTCGACGTGCTACCGGGCGCCGCCGCCAAGGGCGAAGGCGCCAAGGACGAAGGCGGCAAGGGCGAGGGCGCCAAGGGCGAGGACAAGACGCCGTCCAAGGCGCGCATCGTCGTGGTGGGAACCTCGAACCTCGCCAGCAACCAGTTCCTGGGCGCTCAGGGAAACCGCGATTTCTTCATGAACGTCGTCTCGTGGCTGGCCGACGAGGCGGACCAGGTCGCGGTGCGGCCCCGGGATGCGCGACAGAACCCCATCTTCATCAGCGAAGCGCAGTCCCAGGCCGTGCTGTGGCTGTCCCTCCTCGTGCTGCCCGGCGCGGTGATGGTCTGCGGCATCTTCGTCGTCGTGCACCGCCGTCGCCAGAAGTAG